Proteins encoded in a region of the Psychromicrobium lacuslunae genome:
- a CDS encoding GuaB1 family IMP dehydrogenase-related protein, whose translation MRFLNAASSQGADLTYSDVFLVPSRSEVISRLDVDLSSDDGTGTTIPLVVANMTAVTGKRMVETLARRGGLAVLPQDVPLPVLREVTEWVKARSVLFETPVTLKPADTVIDAMHLIDKRAHGAVVVVDDENRCLGVVSAADCEGVDRFTSLDAVMKQVPGIAAEIFDSAAEQSAAEQTVALRAAFELLDAAPGGFAPVLREGRLVGAMTRTGALRSTIYQPAVDAQGRLRVAAAVGINGDVRAKAEELLDGGVDCLVVDTAHGHQRKMFEALAAVKSLDPAVPIVAGNVVSAEGVRDLVAAGADIIKVGVGPGAMCTTRMMTAVGRPQFSAVLECSAAARELGKTVWADGGVRYPRDVALALAAGASQVMIGSWFAGTYESPGDLLVDSTGRKYKESFGMASARAVQNRTQREGAFDRARKSLFEEGISSSKMYLDPARPGVEDLIDMITSGLRSSLTYAGATSLAEFRERALVGVQSAAGYEEGRPLPQSW comes from the coding sequence ATGCGATTTCTCAATGCTGCAAGCTCTCAAGGTGCCGATCTGACCTACTCGGATGTCTTCTTGGTGCCGTCCCGCTCCGAGGTGATCTCCCGGCTAGACGTGGACCTCTCCAGCGATGACGGCACCGGCACGACCATCCCTCTCGTGGTGGCGAATATGACAGCGGTTACCGGTAAGCGCATGGTGGAGACGTTGGCCCGGCGCGGCGGACTAGCTGTGTTGCCGCAAGACGTGCCGTTGCCGGTACTCCGTGAGGTGACCGAGTGGGTTAAGGCGCGTTCGGTGCTGTTCGAGACGCCGGTCACCCTGAAGCCAGCGGACACCGTGATCGATGCTATGCATCTGATCGACAAGCGGGCGCACGGTGCGGTGGTGGTGGTCGATGACGAGAACCGTTGCCTGGGTGTGGTGAGTGCTGCGGATTGCGAAGGGGTGGATCGTTTCACCTCGCTCGATGCCGTGATGAAACAGGTCCCCGGTATTGCCGCCGAGATTTTTGATTCAGCCGCAGAACAGTCAGCCGCAGAGCAGACAGTGGCGCTACGTGCCGCGTTTGAGTTGCTGGATGCCGCGCCGGGTGGCTTCGCGCCGGTACTGAGAGAGGGCCGTTTAGTCGGCGCGATGACCCGCACCGGAGCGCTCCGGTCAACCATCTATCAACCCGCTGTGGATGCCCAGGGAAGGCTGCGAGTTGCCGCCGCGGTGGGCATTAACGGCGATGTGCGAGCGAAGGCCGAGGAACTGCTGGACGGCGGCGTCGACTGCCTGGTGGTGGACACCGCGCACGGTCATCAGCGGAAGATGTTCGAGGCGCTTGCTGCGGTTAAATCGCTCGATCCTGCGGTGCCGATTGTGGCCGGCAATGTGGTGAGTGCCGAGGGCGTTCGCGACCTGGTGGCCGCTGGGGCAGACATTATCAAGGTTGGCGTTGGCCCGGGAGCGATGTGTACCACCCGGATGATGACCGCAGTGGGACGGCCGCAGTTCTCAGCGGTACTTGAGTGTTCCGCTGCGGCTCGGGAACTTGGCAAGACGGTGTGGGCGGACGGCGGCGTTCGCTATCCTCGCGACGTCGCGCTTGCGCTCGCCGCCGGAGCGAGCCAAGTGATGATTGGGTCCTGGTTTGCCGGAACCTACGAGAGCCCTGGCGACCTCCTGGTCGACTCGACCGGGCGCAAATACAAAGAGAGCTTTGGCATGGCTAGCGCGCGGGCAGTGCAAAATCGCACCCAGCGTGAGGGCGCCTTTGACCGGGCCCGGAAGTCTTTATTTGAAGAGGGCATCTCCTCTTCAAAAATGTACCTCGATCCGGCTCGACCTGGGGTGGAGGATTTGATCGACATGATCACCTCGGGACTGCGCAGCTCGCTGACCTATGCTGGCGCAACTAGTTTGGCCGAGTTCCGGGAACGAGCTTTGGTCGGTGTCCAGTCGGCCGCCGGTTATGAAGAAGGTAGGCCGCTGCCGCAGAGTTGGTAG
- a CDS encoding multifunctional oxoglutarate decarboxylase/oxoglutarate dehydrogenase thiamine pyrophosphate-binding subunit/dihydrolipoyllysine-residue succinyltransferase subunit has translation MPDESLHRLTEEFGGNEWLVDELYEQYRQNKNSVDQKWWPLFASLDADASASGKHAAGDTGTPAAAATQRPVTQPLPVVKPTATAQPAATPPAAAKPNPAPTSAAAPAAAPTAAAPKAAQAAPTAPTTKPKTNTTPIPAQLPPTAKNNTAPEEDSVSILRGPAKAIAANMVASLEVPTATSVRAVPAKLLIDNRLVINSNLARARGGKVSFTHLIGYAVIRALKQFPSMNVHYDEQDGKPVAVQPAHINFGIAIDMPKPDGTRSLVVPNIKKSETLSFSEFWRTYEDLIKRARAGKLTADDYAGTTVSLTNPGGIGTVHSVPRLSKGQASIIGVGALDYPAEFQGTSERIIAKNAISKVVTLTSTYDHRVIQGAGSGEFLKLVHQLLLGADDFYDEIFESLRIPYEPVRWSPDVQVDPFDQINKVARIQQLIHAYRVRGHLMADTDPLEYVQRKHPDLDVLNHGLTLWDLDREWPTGGFGGKQSLKFRDILGVLRDAYCRTTGVEYMHLQDPEQRKWFQDELEHPYSKPSREEQLRIVSKLNAAEAFETFLQTKYVGQKRFSLEGGESLIPLLDSVLADAADEGLDEVAIGMAHRGRLNVLTNIAGKTYGQVFREFEGNDDPRSVQGSGDVKYHLGTEGTFTSINGNQTKVYLAANPSHLEAADPVLEGIVRAKQDVLDTNGASFDVLPLLIHGDAAFAGQGVVAETLNLSQLRGYRTGGTIHVVVNNQVGFTTSPSSSRSSVYSTDVAKMIQAPIFHVNGDDPEAVVRVAQLAFKYRQKFAADIVIDLVCYRRRGHNEGDDPSMTQPLMYNLIEAKRSVRRLYTEALIGRGDITGEEAEQLLRDYQERLERAFAETHAAQTSPIPIVTEDKKAVADLERPVAQRGQEDSTRAVPTVSAQMIAHIGSVQTTPPEGFTLHPKIEPLLRKREVMSREGNIDWGFGELLALGSLAMEGVPIRFTGQDTQRGTFAQRHSVLHDRKNGEEWAPYQELSDSQARFMVYNSSLSEYAALGFEYGYSVERTDAMVLWEAQYGDFANGAQSMIDVFISSAEQKWGQRSSLVMLLPHGYEGQGPEHTSAHIERYLQMCAEDNMVLAQPTTPASHFHLLRRQAYSRPRKPLIVFTPKQLLRLKAAASSLEDFTSGEFQPVIGDSAASGNIDRVVLVSGRLYYDLLAARTKSGDTSTALVRVEQLYPFPVEEIAAELAKYPNAEVVWAQDEPANQGPWPIMGLILPPALGKAIRPISRPASASTATGSSKRHAVEQEALVSKVFAR, from the coding sequence GTGCCAGATGAATCCCTCCACCGTTTGACCGAAGAATTCGGTGGTAACGAGTGGCTCGTCGACGAACTCTACGAACAATATCGGCAGAACAAGAACTCGGTGGATCAGAAGTGGTGGCCGCTTTTCGCCTCCCTCGACGCCGACGCTTCGGCCAGCGGTAAGCACGCGGCGGGTGATACCGGAACCCCAGCAGCGGCCGCCACCCAACGACCAGTGACCCAGCCGCTGCCGGTGGTCAAGCCAACCGCAACGGCTCAGCCGGCAGCAACCCCCCCGGCCGCCGCCAAGCCGAATCCTGCACCGACCTCGGCCGCGGCTCCCGCAGCAGCACCAACTGCCGCCGCGCCGAAAGCGGCCCAGGCAGCACCAACCGCGCCGACGACGAAACCCAAGACCAACACCACCCCGATTCCTGCGCAGTTGCCGCCAACCGCCAAGAACAACACCGCCCCCGAAGAGGATTCGGTAAGCATTTTGCGTGGCCCGGCCAAGGCCATTGCCGCCAATATGGTGGCCAGCCTCGAAGTGCCGACCGCAACCAGTGTGCGCGCGGTACCGGCGAAGCTGCTGATCGACAACCGCTTGGTGATCAACTCCAATCTGGCGCGCGCCCGTGGCGGTAAAGTCTCTTTCACCCACTTGATCGGCTATGCGGTCATCAGGGCGCTCAAGCAGTTCCCCTCGATGAACGTGCATTACGACGAGCAGGACGGCAAGCCGGTCGCGGTACAGCCGGCGCACATTAACTTCGGCATCGCCATTGATATGCCCAAGCCAGATGGCACTCGTTCGCTCGTGGTGCCGAACATTAAGAAGTCCGAGACGCTGAGCTTCTCCGAGTTCTGGCGGACTTATGAGGATCTGATCAAGCGCGCCCGGGCTGGCAAGCTGACCGCAGATGACTACGCGGGCACCACTGTTTCGCTGACCAATCCCGGCGGCATTGGCACAGTGCACTCGGTGCCTCGTCTCTCCAAGGGCCAGGCCAGCATCATCGGCGTCGGCGCTTTGGATTACCCCGCCGAGTTCCAGGGCACCAGCGAACGAATCATCGCTAAGAACGCGATCAGCAAGGTCGTTACACTGACCTCGACCTACGACCACCGGGTCATCCAGGGGGCGGGCAGCGGCGAGTTCCTCAAGCTAGTACACCAACTCCTGCTCGGCGCCGACGACTTCTACGATGAGATCTTCGAATCGCTACGAATTCCCTACGAGCCAGTGCGCTGGAGCCCCGACGTTCAGGTCGATCCCTTTGACCAGATCAATAAGGTTGCCCGGATCCAGCAGCTCATTCATGCCTACCGGGTGCGCGGTCACCTGATGGCGGATACCGATCCGCTGGAATATGTGCAGCGTAAACACCCCGACCTGGACGTGCTCAACCACGGCCTGACTCTCTGGGACTTGGATCGCGAATGGCCGACCGGCGGCTTCGGTGGCAAGCAGAGCCTGAAATTCCGCGATATTCTCGGTGTGCTGCGGGACGCGTACTGCCGTACCACCGGTGTCGAATACATGCACCTGCAAGATCCGGAACAGCGCAAGTGGTTCCAGGACGAGTTGGAGCATCCCTACTCCAAGCCGAGCCGTGAAGAGCAGCTACGCATTGTCTCCAAGCTCAACGCTGCCGAAGCTTTCGAAACGTTCTTGCAGACCAAGTACGTCGGTCAGAAGCGCTTCTCCTTGGAAGGCGGCGAATCACTGATTCCGCTGCTGGACTCGGTGCTCGCCGACGCCGCCGATGAGGGCCTGGACGAGGTAGCCATCGGAATGGCACACCGCGGTCGACTCAATGTGCTCACCAATATTGCTGGCAAGACCTACGGCCAGGTGTTCCGCGAGTTCGAGGGCAACGACGACCCGCGCAGCGTGCAGGGCTCCGGCGATGTGAAGTACCACCTCGGTACCGAAGGAACCTTCACCTCGATCAACGGCAACCAGACGAAGGTTTACCTGGCCGCCAATCCGTCCCACCTCGAGGCAGCTGACCCGGTGTTGGAAGGCATCGTCCGTGCCAAGCAGGACGTGCTGGATACCAACGGCGCGAGCTTCGATGTCTTACCCTTGCTGATCCACGGTGATGCGGCCTTTGCCGGTCAGGGCGTGGTGGCGGAAACGCTCAACCTTTCACAGCTCCGCGGCTACCGCACCGGTGGCACCATCCACGTGGTGGTGAACAACCAGGTCGGCTTTACCACCTCCCCCTCTTCCTCGCGTTCTTCGGTGTACTCCACCGACGTCGCGAAGATGATTCAGGCACCGATCTTCCACGTCAACGGGGATGACCCGGAGGCAGTGGTCCGGGTGGCTCAGCTGGCCTTCAAGTACCGGCAGAAGTTCGCCGCCGATATTGTCATCGATCTGGTCTGCTACCGTCGCCGCGGGCACAACGAGGGCGACGATCCCTCGATGACCCAACCGCTGATGTACAACCTGATCGAAGCCAAGCGCTCAGTCCGTCGTCTCTACACCGAGGCGCTGATTGGCCGTGGTGATATCACCGGCGAGGAAGCCGAGCAATTACTGCGCGACTACCAAGAACGGCTGGAACGCGCTTTCGCGGAAACACATGCCGCACAAACCTCACCGATTCCGATTGTCACCGAGGACAAGAAGGCTGTTGCCGACTTGGAGCGCCCAGTGGCGCAGCGCGGTCAGGAGGATTCGACTCGTGCGGTTCCCACCGTGAGCGCGCAGATGATTGCCCATATCGGCAGCGTACAGACCACGCCACCGGAGGGCTTCACGCTGCACCCGAAGATCGAACCGCTGCTGCGCAAACGTGAGGTGATGTCTCGCGAGGGCAATATCGACTGGGGCTTCGGCGAGCTACTAGCGCTTGGCTCATTGGCGATGGAGGGTGTGCCGATCCGGTTCACCGGCCAGGACACCCAGCGCGGCACCTTCGCGCAGCGCCACTCGGTGCTTCACGACCGGAAGAACGGCGAGGAATGGGCTCCCTATCAGGAACTCTCTGACTCGCAGGCTCGCTTCATGGTCTACAACTCCTCACTAAGCGAGTACGCCGCCCTCGGCTTCGAGTACGGCTACTCGGTGGAGCGCACCGATGCCATGGTGCTCTGGGAAGCGCAATACGGCGACTTCGCCAATGGCGCACAGTCAATGATCGATGTCTTCATTTCCTCTGCTGAGCAGAAGTGGGGCCAACGCTCTTCGCTGGTAATGCTGCTGCCACACGGCTACGAGGGGCAGGGACCGGAGCACACCTCAGCGCACATTGAGCGTTACCTGCAGATGTGTGCCGAGGACAATATGGTGCTGGCTCAGCCGACCACTCCGGCCTCGCACTTCCACCTGCTCCGCCGTCAGGCTTATAGCCGACCACGCAAGCCGCTCATTGTCTTCACCCCGAAGCAGTTGCTACGGCTGAAGGCCGCTGCCTCTTCGTTGGAAGACTTCACCAGCGGTGAGTTCCAGCCGGTAATCGGTGATAGCGCGGCATCGGGCAACATCGACCGGGTGGTTTTGGTCTCCGGCCGGCTCTACTATGATTTGCTAGCCGCCCGAACCAAGTCGGGGGACACCTCGACCGCACTGGTTCGAGTCGAGCAGCTTTACCCGTTCCCGGTGGAAGAAATCGCCGCCGAGCTGGCAAAATACCCGAATGCCGAAGTTGTTTGGGCACAGGACGAGCCTGCTAACCAGGGACCATGGCCAATCATGGGATTGATCTTGCCGCCAGCGCTAGGCAAGGCCATCCGCCCGATTTCCCGGCCAGCTTCAGCGTCCACCGCTACTGGTTCCTCGAAGCGGCACGCAGTAGAGCAGGAAGCCTTGGTCAGCAAGGTCTTCGCGCGCTAG
- a CDS encoding GDSL-type esterase/lipase family protein → MEQRKIRLAAVGDELLAGVGDPRALGWLGRVLARTPQEEFSLESYSLACPEEGTEALASRWLSEAGRRFDDFHENRLVIGLSDRDLELGLSTARSRLNLANILDGAAQLSVPVFVVGPPPGLDAAANQKLSELNTAFADVTTRRRHVYVDTFSPLLNHEQWRTDLAANNGAPGQAGYGLMAWLVLHRGWYQWMGIPEVS, encoded by the coding sequence GTGGAACAGAGGAAGATTCGGCTGGCCGCTGTTGGCGACGAATTATTGGCCGGGGTGGGTGACCCACGGGCACTCGGTTGGCTGGGCAGAGTGCTGGCCAGGACCCCGCAAGAGGAGTTTTCGCTCGAGTCCTACAGCCTGGCCTGCCCCGAAGAGGGCACCGAGGCGCTGGCTTCTCGCTGGCTCTCCGAAGCGGGACGACGATTCGACGATTTCCATGAGAACCGTCTGGTGATCGGCCTCTCGGACCGCGATCTTGAGCTTGGTCTGTCCACCGCGCGAAGCAGGCTAAACCTGGCAAATATCCTGGACGGCGCGGCACAACTTAGTGTCCCGGTTTTTGTGGTCGGCCCTCCCCCAGGTTTGGACGCCGCAGCGAACCAGAAGCTCAGTGAGTTGAACACCGCATTTGCCGATGTCACCACCAGGCGCCGTCATGTCTATGTCGACACCTTCTCGCCACTGCTCAATCACGAGCAATGGCGCACCGATTTGGCGGCTAATAACGGCGCTCCGGGTCAGGCTGGCTACGGTCTAATGGCTTGGCTGGTGCTGCATCGCGGCTGGTATCAGTGGATGGGTATCCCCGAAGTCAGCTAA
- a CDS encoding DUF4097 family beta strand repeat-containing protein, which yields MMSHWEIDAPQTIEVDEVRELRASIVRGRLDVITHQEASTRIEVAEISGTPLEVTLENGTLRIRHRDEDEIGWLKRLTGMKNHHAIVSIAVPAGISVLANTVSGEGLVSGTSAETSLKTVSGSLMSDDTSGSLTVDTVSGEIIVRNHRGPLVAGTVSGEITASGELQTVKAKSVSGDLSFDLKGIPEELSSNGVSGELTVRVPSGLGVQLDAKSVSGNIILDDQRFSGTSPNVRVNSGPESPRMQVHSKSVSGNISIVREHGAA from the coding sequence ATGATGAGCCACTGGGAAATCGATGCCCCGCAAACCATCGAGGTCGATGAGGTGCGCGAGCTCCGTGCTTCTATCGTCCGCGGCAGACTTGATGTGATCACTCACCAAGAGGCCAGCACTCGGATCGAAGTTGCCGAAATCAGCGGCACCCCGCTCGAGGTGACCTTGGAGAACGGCACACTACGGATCCGGCACCGGGATGAAGACGAGATCGGCTGGCTGAAGCGGCTAACCGGGATGAAAAACCACCACGCTATTGTGAGTATTGCGGTGCCGGCAGGCATTTCCGTGCTGGCTAATACGGTCAGCGGCGAAGGGCTGGTCAGCGGCACCAGCGCAGAGACCAGCTTGAAGACGGTATCCGGCTCGCTCATGTCAGATGACACCTCGGGTTCGCTGACCGTGGATACTGTCAGCGGCGAAATCATTGTTCGCAATCATCGTGGCCCCCTCGTTGCTGGCACTGTCAGCGGCGAAATCACCGCTTCCGGTGAACTGCAAACCGTCAAGGCAAAATCCGTCAGCGGGGATCTGAGCTTCGATTTGAAAGGCATCCCGGAGGAACTGAGCAGCAACGGCGTCTCCGGGGAGCTCACCGTGCGGGTGCCGAGCGGACTCGGTGTACAGCTTGACGCCAAATCAGTCTCCGGGAACATCATTCTCGACGATCAGCGCTTTTCCGGCACCTCACCAAACGTCCGAGTGAACAGCGGTCCGGAATCCCCCAGAATGCAGGTCCACAGCAAATCTGTCTCTGGCAATATCTCCATCGTCCGCGAACACGGCGCGGCCTGA
- a CDS encoding DUF4097 family beta strand repeat-containing protein yields the protein METWTIDSPQTIELDGIRNLRLLAIKGRFDVIAHQDPTETVTRLSIAEVTGDPLEVVKADERLEIRHGKTDAASWLSKDNPLSSQNHLVITVEVPKNTSVDAKTVGGEGLLSGLDSLLKISSVNGSLVCDATVGELHVNTVSGEAIVQNHYGTFSSNSVSGEVTASGELQTIKSTTVTGDLSFDVFGPISSITTNSVSGNVLIRLPEKLSTKVKVNSVSGSVNVNDETIKVIGNTSRQFGDASHGIVNISVNSVSGSVTVFNRLAQQEVRN from the coding sequence ATGGAAACCTGGACCATTGATTCTCCGCAAACCATAGAGCTCGACGGGATAAGGAACCTTCGACTGCTCGCCATAAAAGGCAGATTCGACGTGATTGCCCATCAGGATCCCACGGAAACAGTCACCCGACTAAGCATCGCCGAAGTCACCGGCGATCCTCTAGAGGTCGTCAAAGCTGACGAGCGTCTGGAAATCAGACACGGCAAGACCGACGCCGCAAGCTGGCTGAGCAAGGATAACCCGCTGAGCTCGCAGAACCATCTAGTGATCACCGTCGAGGTCCCCAAAAACACCTCTGTGGACGCGAAAACGGTGGGTGGCGAGGGTCTTCTTTCCGGACTTGACTCGCTGCTGAAAATCTCTTCGGTCAACGGTTCCTTGGTCTGCGATGCGACAGTCGGTGAACTCCACGTCAACACCGTTTCCGGCGAAGCTATTGTGCAAAATCACTACGGCACCTTCTCCTCAAACTCAGTTTCCGGTGAGGTCACCGCCTCGGGAGAATTGCAAACCATCAAATCGACTACTGTCACTGGCGATCTCAGCTTCGACGTGTTCGGTCCGATTAGCTCAATCACCACGAACTCGGTGTCCGGAAATGTGCTGATCCGACTGCCCGAAAAGCTCAGTACCAAAGTCAAGGTCAACTCAGTATCAGGTAGCGTGAACGTCAATGACGAAACCATCAAGGTGATCGGCAACACCAGCCGTCAGTTCGGTGACGCAAGTCATGGCATCGTCAATATTTCGGTTAACTCGGTCTCTGGCTCGGTGACTGTTTTCAATCGACTAGCCCAGCAGGAGGTGCGTAACTAA
- a CDS encoding PadR family transcriptional regulator — protein MPPVFAHGALRLYLLALLEEGPKHGYEVIRALSDRFGGTYSPSAGTVYPRLGKLEEEGLVSTSTDGRRTIYSITASGVAELNSRRDELNAVEQDISASVRRLADDLRSDIRTNMKGLRADLAVTAEAARNAARKMPNSGRYSPSNQRILKEAEMLLQSFRDEMRVELRQRAREDMLGDLTLETVRTVLAQAKIAIRTTLPHPGNGERHGKGPGRSESSSPEQG, from the coding sequence ATGCCCCCGGTTTTTGCCCACGGCGCGCTACGGCTCTATCTACTGGCTCTGCTGGAAGAGGGACCAAAGCACGGCTACGAGGTGATTCGTGCACTCAGTGATCGCTTCGGTGGCACCTACTCCCCCAGCGCGGGAACCGTCTACCCTCGGCTCGGAAAGCTTGAAGAAGAAGGGCTGGTAAGCACCAGCACCGATGGTCGACGCACCATCTATTCGATTACCGCCAGCGGTGTTGCCGAATTGAATAGCCGCCGGGATGAACTGAACGCGGTGGAACAGGACATTTCCGCCTCAGTGCGCCGTCTAGCCGATGACCTGCGCTCCGATATTAGAACTAATATGAAGGGTCTACGTGCCGATCTCGCGGTCACTGCGGAAGCGGCCCGCAACGCGGCCCGGAAGATGCCCAATTCCGGTCGTTACTCCCCTAGCAATCAACGGATTCTCAAAGAGGCGGAAATGCTTCTACAATCCTTCCGCGATGAAATGCGAGTCGAGCTACGTCAGCGAGCCCGCGAAGACATGCTCGGCGACCTCACTCTGGAAACCGTACGCACTGTGCTGGCGCAAGCGAAAATTGCCATCCGAACCACGCTGCCGCACCCCGGGAATGGTGAGCGCCACGGCAAAGGCCCCGGCCGATCAGAGTCTAGTAGCCCGGAGCAAGGTTAG
- a CDS encoding 50S ribosomal protein bL37, giving the protein MSKRARKRRDRKRGGANHGKRPNT; this is encoded by the coding sequence ATGTCCAAGCGTGCACGCAAGCGTCGTGACCGGAAGCGTGGCGGCGCGAACCACGGTAAGCGTCCCAACACCTAA
- the rsrA gene encoding mycothiol system anti-sigma-R factor, with translation MSDCQSLGDCDDTRVQKIYEYLDRSLSADDLAEIKQHLDTCPECAGEYDLECVIRSAVKRSCTELAPENLKASILERIHAMKAADVSS, from the coding sequence ATGAGCGACTGCCAGAGCCTGGGCGATTGCGACGACACGAGGGTTCAAAAGATCTATGAATATTTAGATCGCTCTCTCTCAGCCGACGATCTGGCCGAGATCAAGCAGCATTTGGACACCTGCCCGGAATGTGCCGGCGAGTATGACCTGGAGTGTGTTATTCGCTCTGCGGTGAAGCGTAGCTGCACCGAGCTGGCCCCGGAGAACCTGAAGGCTTCCATTCTGGAACGTATCCACGCCATGAAAGCTGCAGACGTTTCAAGCTAA
- a CDS encoding sigma-70 family RNA polymerase sigma factor, with the protein MNSVDSTESVDQTPAPAEETVDLAAESIEERRARFERDAMQYVDQLYSAAMRMARNPADAEDLVQEAYTKAFSAFHQYRPGTNLKAWLYRILTNTYINLYRKRQREPLPSGSDQVEDWQLARAESHTSSGLRSAESEALDHLPDSDVKNALQSIPEEFRLAVYFADVEGYAYKEISDIMNTPIGTVMSRLHRGRKMLRDLLSEYAAERGFRAADNGGESLLKEDMRSTK; encoded by the coding sequence ATGAATAGCGTAGATAGCACTGAGTCGGTTGACCAGACACCCGCCCCCGCGGAGGAAACGGTCGACCTGGCTGCGGAGTCAATTGAAGAACGGCGCGCTCGGTTTGAACGCGACGCCATGCAGTATGTCGATCAGCTGTATTCCGCCGCGATGCGGATGGCGCGAAATCCCGCCGATGCGGAGGACCTGGTCCAGGAGGCCTACACCAAGGCATTTTCGGCCTTCCACCAGTACCGTCCGGGCACTAACCTCAAGGCCTGGCTCTACCGCATCCTGACTAACACGTACATCAATCTTTACCGGAAGCGGCAGCGTGAACCCTTGCCCTCCGGCTCGGATCAGGTTGAAGACTGGCAGCTTGCTCGCGCCGAATCGCATACCTCATCGGGTCTACGCAGTGCTGAGTCGGAAGCCTTGGATCACCTGCCGGATTCGGACGTCAAGAACGCCCTGCAATCGATCCCAGAAGAATTCCGGCTGGCCGTCTACTTCGCAGATGTTGAGGGCTATGCCTATAAAGAAATTTCAGACATTATGAACACCCCAATTGGCACTGTGATGTCCCGACTCCACCGCGGGCGCAAGATGCTGCGTGATTTGCTGTCTGAATATGCTGCGGAACGGGGATTCCGTGCTGCCGATAACGGTGGCGAGTCATTGCTTAAAGAAGATATGAGGAGCACGAAATGA
- a CDS encoding DoxX family protein, with amino-acid sequence MSFIRTIARPLLASTFIVAGVERIRHADETAHSLGAVLRPVANALPNADEKLLAKAFGGVQLGAGILLAAGKLPRFAGFLLTITSTLNTAAEFSAADTSTAEGRRWQRAQLLKNVSLLGGVLLASVDTAGKPGLAWRAEHLTDSAVQATKKASKKQLKAASKSVKKTASEIADAVHVQ; translated from the coding sequence ATGTCGTTCATCCGCACCATCGCCCGCCCGTTACTCGCATCAACCTTTATTGTCGCCGGGGTGGAACGGATTAGGCATGCGGATGAAACAGCTCACAGCCTTGGCGCGGTGCTCCGTCCGGTCGCGAACGCTCTCCCCAATGCTGACGAGAAGCTGCTGGCTAAAGCCTTCGGCGGCGTCCAGCTCGGTGCCGGCATTCTGTTGGCGGCCGGCAAGCTGCCCCGTTTCGCAGGTTTCTTGCTCACTATTACCTCGACCCTGAACACGGCGGCAGAATTCAGCGCGGCTGATACCAGCACGGCCGAAGGACGTCGCTGGCAGCGCGCTCAGCTACTCAAGAATGTCTCCCTCTTGGGTGGCGTGCTGCTGGCCTCGGTGGACACCGCGGGCAAGCCCGGGCTGGCCTGGCGTGCAGAGCACCTCACCGATTCGGCTGTGCAGGCCACTAAAAAAGCCAGCAAGAAGCAGCTAAAAGCGGCTAGCAAGTCGGTCAAGAAGACCGCTTCGGAGATTGCTGACGCGGTGCACGTTCAGTGA